TTGTCCAGGCGGTCGAGCGCACTGAACAGCACCTTCTCCAGGTTCTGCGCAATCTGCGGAATGCCGTTGATCAGCCCCGTGATCTGTGAACTCACCGCCGTGACCAGGAAGGCCAGCAGGGCCAGGGTCACGATCAGCAGCAGCATCACGCCGATCGGTCGGCCGATCCGGTGCCGTTCGAGCCACAGCAGCACCGGCTGCGCCAGGAAGGCCAGGGCGTAGGCGCTGAGCACCATGAAGATCACGCCGGCCAGCAGGCCCGATCCCCACACCAGCAGCCGCCACGCCACCCACGCCATTGCCACGTACGCCACGAGGCGCACCACCGGCCGCGCCCACATCAGGCGCAGCAGATGACGGACGTCACGGGCCTCCCACCAGCTGACGGGGTCGCGCTGCGGCCGTGGGGACGCATCGGGCAGGTCGGGCGTAGGGGTCACCACCACATCCTGCCACCAATTCTGGGGGGGTGACATGCCCGCTTTCAGGGCATGAGCCTGAGGTGAAGACTGGTGTCACCGCGGTGCCGCACTCCGCTGGAGGGTCTGCGAAACCTGGCGGTGCCCGCCCTCAGGCGGCGCTGGGCAGGGGGGTGGGCGGCTCGGTGCGGCTCCCGGCCCTCTGCCAGAAGTACACGGCGGCGATCAAGGCAAGGGCTCCCAGGTTGTACAGAATGTTCGTGGGGATGATCAGGATGAAGGAGGCGACCAGCAGCAGCAGCATCTGCACTGGGTTCGTCTTGCGGTGCAGAAAGCGCAGCGTGGCGGCGCTGAACGCCACCAGCCCGATGAACGCGAACACCACCATGAAGATCGCGTCACCAACGGGCACTCCGCCCAGGCGGCCGTCCTGGATCAGCAGCAACTGCGGGTTGAAGAACATCATGTAGGCCAGCAGGGCCGTGCGCAACTCGTACTGAAAGGCCTGGATGCCTGTGGCCACAGGATTTCCGCCGCTGATGGCCGCCGCCGCGAAGGCAGCGAGGGCCACTGGAGGCGTGCTGTCGGCCATGATGCCGAAGTAGAACACGAACATGTGGGCGGGCAGCAGCTGCGCCGGGTTCCCGGTGTCGAAGCCGGCGACCTTCACGATGATTGGGACGATCAGCGCGCTCATCAGGATGTAGTTCGCGGTGGTGGGCAGCCCCATCCCCAGGATCAGGGCGATCAGCTGCGCCATGAACAGCACGACCAGCATCTTCAGGAAGGGGTTCGTGAACACAGCCGACACGCTCTCCACGATGTCCGCCAGCCCGAAGCCCAGCCCCGTGATGGTCACGATCCCCACGATGATCCCGGCCGCGCCCGTGGCGACGGCGATCCCGACCATACTGCGCGCCGCGCCCTCGAAGGCCTCCACGATCTTCCGCAAGCCGTCCAGCGCGCCCTGCCCAGCGCTGCGGCCGCTTCGGCGGGCCAGCCAGATCTCCTGCATGACCATCATCACGAGCATCATGTACACCGTGTACAGGGCGATGCGCTCCGGCGTGGCCTCGGGGTTCATGGTCAGGGTGCCCAGCAGGTACCCGAGCGGGATCAGGTAGTACCAGCCGGACAGGAGCGTTTTGCGGACGCGCGGCAGCTCGTTGCGGGGCAGGCCCTTCAGGCCGAGTTTCAGGGCTTCGATGTGCGTCACGACCAGCAGCGCGCCGTAGCACAGAAACGCGGGGATGGCCGCTGCGGCAATCAGGGCGCGGTAGTCGATGTTCAGGTTCTGCGCCATGATGAACGCCGCTGCGCCCATCACCGGCGGCATCAGCTGCCCGTTGCTGCTGCTCGCCACCTCGATGGCGCCGGCCTTTTCGGCCGAGTACCCGACGCGTTTCATGGTGCCGATGGTGATGTTCCCACCGGTCACTACGTTGCTGATCGCGGAGCCGGAGATGATGCCGTTCAGTGCGCTGGACAGCACGCTCGCCTTTGCGGGACCCCCCCGGAAGCCGCCCAGCAGACCCTGCGCCACGTTCATGAACCAGTCTCCGGCGCCCAGTTTGTCGAACACGGCGCCGAACAGCACGAACAGGAACACGATCTGTGCCGACACGCCCAGCCCCGTGCCGAAGATGCCCTCGGTGTTCGCGAACAGCTGCCCAACCACCTGTGGCCACGTCGCTCCGGCGTGCAGCTGCAGCTGTGGGCCCAGATCGCCGTGGATCAGGCCTTTGGGACCGGTCAGGGCGTACGTGATGAACACGATCGCCACTACCGGCATGGCAATCCCGATGGTGCGCCACGCGGTCAGCAGTAGCAGCACGATCATGGCGCTGCCTACCCAGACGTCCGGAGTGGTCAGCACTCCGCCCTGGATATTGGCGATATCTGGGTACTGCCGGATCAGGTACGCCGCCGTGAGGGTCGCCCCGATGCCCAGAATCCAGTCGACCCACGGCACGCGCGTCTGCGGGTGACCCGGTGTCTTGCGGAATGGGAACACCAGATAGGCCAGCGCGAACGCGAACCCCAGGTGCGTGGCGCGCAGGGTCACGGTGTCTACATTGCCCACCTGCGTGGCGTACATCTGGTACAGGCACCATGCGACCGCCAGCAGCGTGACCAGCAGCGCCTGCCAGCCGAACAGCTTTCGGCCCCCGGTCTCGGCGGCCTCCACGATCTCGAGGGCGCGCTTCTCGCCCTCGGTCATCTCGTGGCCCGGCGGGCTCAGCGTGGCATCGGAACTGATCGGACGGGTCGGGTCACTCATGCTGTCCTCACTATGAACAAAGGGCGGCGGGGGCCAGCCGCACGCAGCGGACTGACCCCCGGTCTGTCAGGCGAACCTGGGGGCTTACTTGACGTTCAGGCCCTTTTCCTTGTAGTACTTCAGCGCGCCGGGGTGCAGCGGCGCCGGTAGCCCCTTGACGGCCTTGGCCAGCGTGAAGTTCGCCGCCAGGCTCGGGTGGATGGCCTTCAGCGCCGCCTCGTTGTCGAACATGGCCTTCATGGCCTTGTACACGGTATCGTCGCTGGCGTTCGTGGTCGTCACCAGGGTCGCCTGCACGGCCACGCTCGGCACGGTCGCGCCCACCCCCTTGTACTGCCCGCCGGGAATGTTGTAGCGCACGTAGAAGGGGTATTTCTTGATCAGGCTGGCTGCCTGGTTCCCCGCCACCGGCACCAGGCTCACGGGCAGCGTCTGCGCGATCTGCGCGATCACGCTCGCGCCCAGGCCACCGGTGAAGAACAGCGCGTCGGCGCGCTTGTCCTGCATCAGCGAGATGCCCTGCGCCGGCGACACGCGCAGCGCTTGCCCCAGATCTTCGAAGGTCACGCCGTAGGCCTCCAGTACCTGCTTTGCCGTCTGCTCGGTGCCGGAACCCAGGTCGCCAATGACCACGCGCTTGCCTTTCAGGTCGGCCACGGATTTGATGTTGCTGTCCTTCAGGGCCACCAGGTGCAGCACCTCGGGATACAGCATGGCCATCACGCGCAGCTTGGCGTTCGCCTTGCCCTCAAAGGCCGGGAGGCCCGTGCCCTTGTACGCGTAGTACGTGATGTCGTTCTGCACCAGCGCGGCGTCCAGCTCGCCCGTGCCCAGCGCGTTGACGTTGAACACGCTGCCGCCTGTGCTGCGGGCATTGGCGCGTACCCCACTGCCACTGTCGTTGATCAGCTTGGCCATGCCGGTCGCCACCGGGAAGTACACGCCGGTCGTGCTGCCGGAACCGATGGTGAGGAAGGTGCTGCCCTGCGCGAGGGCCAGCGCGGCGGTGGCCAGGGCGCCGACGGCCAGGAACTGCTTCGTGGTCTTCTTCATGTGAATCCTCCTGAGGACAGCACGTGAACCGTGCTGGGTGGGGTTGAGGGGAACGCACGACATGTTAACACACGGATGAAATCCTATTTTTGTCCCGCCCAGCCGTCCCTGCTCCCTCCTGGCTGCCCACGCGTTACAGTGACGTCATGACGTCCGAGCGATCCGTCCGCGCCAGCGATTCCGCCCCGATCATCGTGGCCCAGGACGTCCAGAAGCACTTCGGCACCTTTCACGCCCTGCGCGGCGTGACCATGAGCGTCCGCCCCGGCGAGGTCGTCGTCGTGATCGGCCCGTCCGGCAGCGGCAAGAGCACTTTCATCCGCACCCTGAATGCCCTCGACCCGCACGACGGCGGCACCATCAACGTGGACGGCATCCCCCTCAACGGCCAGGGCAACATGGACGCCATCCGGCGCGAGGTCGGCATGGTCTTCCAGAGCTTCAACCTCTTTCCCCACCTGACCGTGCTGGAGAACATCACCCTGGCCCCCACCCGGGTGCGCCGCACCAGCCGGGCTGACGCCCAGGCCCGCGGTCTGGAACTCCTGCGCCGCGTGGGCATCGAGGAACAGGCGTACAAATATCCCGCGCAACTGTCAGGGGGGCAGCAGCAGCGCGTGGCGATTGCCCGCGCCCTGGCCATGGATCCCAAGATCATGCTCTTCGACGAGCCCACCAGCGCCCTCGACCCCGAGATGATCAAGGAAGTGCTGGACGTCATGAAGGAACTGGCCCGCTCGGGCATGACCATGCTGGTCGTGACCCACGAGATGGGGTTTGCCCGCGAGGTCGCCGACCGCCTGCTGTTCTTCGATCAGGGCAACATCGTCGAGGACACCACCCCCGAGGAGTTCTACGCCAACCCCAAGCACGAACGGGCCAAGCAGTTCCTGAGCAAGATCCTGGGTCACTGATCTGGGAGCCCGCACCCACCCGGGCGATGCTCGACCCCAGTGCCCGGCGGTCGCGCACCGGCTCAGGCGTCGCGCCGCAGCTTGCCACACCGCCACCACGCCGCGGCGCTGAACAGGGCGCTCAGGACGAACACCGGGGTATAGCCGGCAGCATCGGCGATCAGGCCGCCCAGCACGGGCAGGAACAGGGCGCCACCGACCAGGGTGTTCAGGGTACCGATGTACCGGCTGCGTTCGCCGGGCGGCGCGATGTTCAGCAGGTGGTTGGTGTGCCCCAGGTTGAAGCCTTGCGCGGCCACTGACGTCAGGATGAACACGCCCAGGTACGCCCAGGTGCCCAGGTGGAGCGCCCCGACCACGATGGCGTACAGGGGAGCGATGCCGTAGAAGAAGGTGGCGTAACGGATGATACGGCGTGAGCCCTTGCGCTCCGCGACGCGTTGCCACACGACGTTCGATAGTGGGGCGGCGCCGGTCAGGGCCATCACGAAGATACCGAGCGTGGCGGGCGGAAAGTGCAGGCTGCGCAGGGCGTTCGCGGCGTAGAACGGATCGCTCATGCTGCCGCCCGCGAGGAGCAGCCGGACGATCAGGAACGCCCGGAAGTGCGGATCACGCAGCGTCTGGGGAATGGCTTTCAGCTCCCCCCGCACGCCCTGCGGTTCCTGCGGAGGATCCGGCGGTTCGTCCACCCGGCCGAGCACGCTGTACCCGAAGGTGTAGGCGATGGTCGCCAGCGCGAAGATCAGGGCGTAGTCGTAGGGGAACTGCAGCGAGGAGCCGAGGATCAGCCGGACGATCAGCCCGGCCCCGAAAGCAAGCAGGCCGCCGTACAGGTTGCGCGTGCCGAAGAAGCGGGCGCGCCGGTCGCTGGCCACGGTCTTGCTGACCACTTCCAGGAACGGCAGGCCCGACACGCCGGACGCCAGCGAGTTCACCAGCATGGCGAGCACGAAGAGCGTGAGGCACAGCGCGGGCCTGTCGGCGAGCAGGCCCGCGACCAGCACCATGGCCAGGTACGCACCGGTGCGGGCTCCGGCGGCCGAGCGGTAGACCGGCAACTTGTACGGCAGGGCCCGCACGCGCGCGGCGACCAGCAATTGCGGCAGCATCCACCCGCCGGCCGCGATCGACGGCAGCAGTCCGATCACCCAGTTCGGCGCGCCCAGGCGGGACGCGAAGCCCGCCACGACCACGGGCACGTTCAGGAAGCCGTCGCCGAGCGAGGCGCCCCAGCCGTTCAGGATGCCCAATTTCTCGTTGCGGCTCCAGTTCATGCGCGGCATCGCGGGCATTATCCGCCCTGGTCGCGCGGGCGGTTCGGCGTGGCTGGACAACGCCTCCTGCGCTGGCCGGAACCCGACCGGGAAAACTGCTCTACGCTGCTCGGCATGAGGATCCGCATCAAGGAGGTCGCCGAGCGCGCGGGAGTGAGTGCGTCCACGGTCTCCAAGGTGCTGTCCGGGCACGACGTGTATGCCGTGCGCGCCGAGACGGCCCAGCGGGTCCGGCAGGTGGCCCGTGACCTCGGGTACGTGCCGGATGTGGCCGCGCGGAACCTGCGCACACGCCGCACCGGGCAACTGGGCGTGGTGCTGGAGGCCGTGGGTGCCTCGGAACCGGATGAGCTGCTGGGGGATCCGTCGGTGAGCAGCGCAGTGCGACGCACCTTCGACGGCGCGATCATGGCGGGCCTGAGCGGCGCGGCCCGGGAGCTGGGGGTGCCCGCGCTGGTGGTGTATCCCGGGGGCGGACACGCCCTGCACACCTTCCTGGACGGCCGGGTGGACGGTCTGCTGGTGGGCTGCGATCCGCTGCGTGGACACGGGTTGCTGGCCAGCCTGGCGCAGGCGACTTTGCCGGTGGTCGCGCTGTGGACCCAGCGGGTGCCGGAGAGTGTCGGTGCGGTCGATGTGGATCATGCGGGCGGCGCGGCGCTGGCGACCGCGCACCTGATTGGGCTGGGGCACACCCGGATCGTGTTCTACGGCGGTGGCATCCGCAGTGGAGTCGAGCATTTCGCGCGCCGTCAGGAGGGCTATGCCCGGGCGATGGCGTCGGCGGGACTGCCGGCGCTGGCCGCCCTGCACGATGGCCCGAGCCTGCTCCACGCGGTGCGGGAGGGTGTGAGCGCCGTCGTGGCCGAGACGGATCTGGGGGCCGCCGCCGCGTACCGGGCCCTGCGGTCGGCGGGGCTGCGCGTGCCGGACGACGTGTCCCTGATCGGTTTCGACGACATCCAGGGCGCGGAATATATCGCCGGTGGCCTGAGCACCGTGTACCACCCGGCCGCCGAGATGGCGGCGGAGGGCGTGCAGGCGCTGATGCGCAGGCTGTCGGGAGAAGCCCCACGTCAGCAGCTGATTCCGGCCCGGCTGGTGCTGCGCCGCAGCACGGCGGCTCCGAGGCGTGCCACCGACACGTCCTGACCGGCGCCGCCATCTGGGCTTGCACGCCTGAGGCGGGCATGTAATGATGCCGGTACAGAAATCGATTTCCTTTCCGGTTCCAGGTTCTCTCAGCGCATGGGGGATTCGCGCCTCGGCCCGGTCAGGCGTGCGGCCCAGCTCGGGCCAGATGCCCGGCGGGCACAGTTTTAAGGAGTCCCATGAAACGACTTGGCATGCTCATGACCACCGTGCTCGGCGTCGCGCTGCTCGGCAGCCCCGCCCACGCCCAGAAACCCGTCGTGGTCGGGGTCAGCTGGTCGAACTTCCAGGAGGAACGCTGGAAGACCGACGAGGCCGCCATCAAGGCCCAGCTCGACAAGCAGGGCGCGAAGTACCTGAGCGCCGACGCCCAGAGCAGCAACGAGAAGCAGCTGTCCGATATCGAGAGCCTGATCACGCGCGGCGCGACCGTCCTGATCGTCCTCGCCCAGGACAGCGAAGCCGTGCTGCCTGGCATCGCCAAGGCCAAGGCCGAGGGCATTCCCGTGATCTCCTACGACCGCCTGATCGAGGATCCGTGGGCCTTCTACATCTCCTTCGACAACAAGGAAGTCGGCCGACTGCAGGCGCGCATGATCCTGGCCGCCCAGCCCAAGGGCAACTACGCCTTCATCAAGGGCAGTCCCACGGATCCCAACGCGCAGCTGCTGTACGACGGCCAGCTGGAAGTCCTGGCCAGCGCCATCAAGTCCGGCGCGATCAAGAACGTGGGCAACCAGTTCACGGAAGGCTGGAAGCCGGAAGTCGCGCAGCGCAACATGGAGCAGATCCTGACCGCCAACGCCAACAAGGTCGACGCCGTGGTCGCCTCGAACGACGGCACCGCCGGCGGCTCGGTGGCGGCGCTCGCCAGCGTGGGCCTTGCGGGCAAGGTGCCCGTCTCCGGCCAGGACGCCGACAAGGCCGCGCTGAACCGCATCGCGCTGGGGCAGCAGACCGGCACCGTGTGGAAGGACTCGCGCACGCTGGGCACCGAGGCCGCCAAGATCGCCGTGATGCTCTCGGGCGGCATGAAAGTCTCGGCCATTCCCGGCGCGAAGGTGTTCAACGGCGGGCCGCGCAAGGTGGCGGTCAGTTCCACGCTGCTCAAGCCGGTCGTGATCACCAAGGCCAACCTGGGCACCCTGATCACCGCCAAGTGGGCCACCAAGGACGAGATCTGCAAGGGGGTCACCGGCGCGGCCGCCCCGACTGCCTGCCGCTGAACGTCGCCTGATCCGCCGAACCGGGGCCTGCAGCGTTCGCTGCCCGCGCCCCGGTTCGCGCGTGCCGCCTGACCCGCCCGCCTTTTCCCTGGAGCGTCCGCATGCAGAGTGTTCGGTCTACCCCCCGCCTTCCTCTCCTGACCCGGCTCGGCCTCGATGGCCGGCTGGTGTTCATGGTGCTGGCCATCGCCGTCATCTGGCTCACCTTCCACCTGTTCACCGACGGCATCTTCATCAGCGCCCGCAACCTCTGGAACCTCTCGGTGCAGACCGCCTCGGTGGGCGTCATGGTGAGCGGAATGGTGCTGGTCATCGTGATGCGCAACATCGACCTGTCCATCGGCTCGATCCTGGGCTTCACCGGCATGTTCATGGCCGTCGTGAATACCCGCCTCATCACGGCCGATACGTGGTGGGGCACGCTGCTCACGCTGCTGCTGGGCCTGCTGCTCGGCGCGGTGGTAGGGGCGCTGCAGGGCACCTGGGTCGCGCGGCTGGGCGTGCCCTCCTTCATCGTCACGCTGGGCGGCCTGCTGATCTTCCGGGGCGGCGCGTGGCTGCTCACGAGCGGCCAGACCGTCGCGCCGCTCACCGAGTCGTACCAGGTGCTGGGCGGCGGGCTGAACGGCGCCATCGGCGGGCCGGCGAGCTGGGGCGTGGGCCTGCTGCTGATGGCCGCCATCGTGGCGTCGGATCTGTACACGCGTCGGCAGCGCGAGAACCGCGGGCTCCCCAACCGCAGCCTGCCGCTGCAACTGCTGTTCACGGGCGGCAGCCTGCTCGTGGTGCTGGGCTTCGTGCTGGTCATGAACGGCTACCCGGATCCCCGCTCTGGCGCGCCGCGCGGGATGCCCGTGCCGGTGCTGATCATGCTGGTGGTCACGGCCATCATGATGTGGGTCGTGCGCTCCACGCGTTTCGGCCGCTACGTGTACGCCTACGGTGGCAATCCGGAGGCCGCGCGGCTCGCGGGGATCAACACCGAACGGCTGACCATCACGGTCTTCGCGCTGATGGGCACGCTGGCTGCGCTGGCCGGCGCGATCCAGACGGCCCGCCTGAACGCCGGGACGAACTCCACCGGCACGCTGGCCGAACTGAGCGTGATCGCGGCGGCCGTGATCGGCGGCACCTCGCTCTCGGGCGGCACAGGCAGCATTCCCGGCGCGTTCCTGGGCGCGCTGCTGATGGCCAGCCTGATCAACGGCATGCTGCTCCTCGACCTGTCGAGTGCGTGGCAGAACGTGGTGCAGGGACTGGTACTGATGGTCGCCGTGACCATCGACGTGATCGCGCAGAAGAGGAGGACGCGGTGAGCGCCCAGACTGTCCCGGTTCCCCTGATCGAGACGCGCGGCCTCTCGAAAGCCTTCGGCGGCGTGCATGCCCTGGAGGACGTGGATGTGCAGCTCTACGCCGGCGAGGTGCTGGGCCTGCTCGGGCACAACGGGGCGGGCAAGTCCACCCTGATCAAGATGCTCTCCGGCGCGTACACGCCAGACAGCGGGCAGGTGCTCATGAACGGTGAGGAGGTGCGCCTGAGTTCCCCGCGCGCCGCGCAGAACCTCGGCATCGAGACCATCTACCAGAACCTCGCGCTGGCCGACAACCTGGACGTGGCCGCCAACATCTTCCTGGGCCGGGAGCTGATGCGGGGCTCCGTGCTCGACGAGGACACCATGGAGCTGGAAGCGCGCCGGGTGCTCGACCGCCTGAAGGTGAACCTGCCGGATCTCAAAAAGCCCGTGTTCAACCTGTCCGGGGGGCAGCGGCAGTGCATCGCCATCAGCCGCGCCATCTACTTCAAGGCGAAGGTGCTGATCATGGACGAACCGACTGCCGCGCTCGGCCCGCAGGAGACGGCGCAGGTGAACGAACTGATCGGGTCACTCCGGCAGGAGGGCGTGGGGATCTTCTTGATCAGCCACGACCTGCACGACGTGTTCGACCTCGCTGACCGCGTGACGGTCATGAAGAACGGCCGCGTGGTCGGCAGCTCGCCCACCGACCAGATCACGCAGGACGAGGTGCTGGAGATGATCATCGCCGGGAAAGTGCCTATGCGGCGCTGACCTCGGGACGCCTGACCGGAACGCGCCGCCGATGGCCTTCGCATCGGCGGCGCGTTTCTGCTGCTTCTCAGGCTCCCGGCAAGCGCAGGATGCCCTCCAGGGCCACGTACGCGTCTGGGCGCGCCAGGAACACCAGCTCGTCTTCGTCGGTCAGGCGCAGTTCCGGACGGGGAAGGCGCACGGTGCCGTCCCGGACGATACCGATCACCTCGACGCCCGGCGGGA
The Deinococcus sp. KSM4-11 DNA segment above includes these coding regions:
- the xylF gene encoding D-xylose ABC transporter substrate-binding protein, which codes for MKRLGMLMTTVLGVALLGSPAHAQKPVVVGVSWSNFQEERWKTDEAAIKAQLDKQGAKYLSADAQSSNEKQLSDIESLITRGATVLIVLAQDSEAVLPGIAKAKAEGIPVISYDRLIEDPWAFYISFDNKEVGRLQARMILAAQPKGNYAFIKGSPTDPNAQLLYDGQLEVLASAIKSGAIKNVGNQFTEGWKPEVAQRNMEQILTANANKVDAVVASNDGTAGGSVAALASVGLAGKVPVSGQDADKAALNRIALGQQTGTVWKDSRTLGTEAAKIAVMLSGGMKVSAIPGAKVFNGGPRKVAVSSTLLKPVVITKANLGTLITAKWATKDEICKGVTGAAAPTACR
- a CDS encoding ATP-binding cassette domain-containing protein, coding for MSAQTVPVPLIETRGLSKAFGGVHALEDVDVQLYAGEVLGLLGHNGAGKSTLIKMLSGAYTPDSGQVLMNGEEVRLSSPRAAQNLGIETIYQNLALADNLDVAANIFLGRELMRGSVLDEDTMELEARRVLDRLKVNLPDLKKPVFNLSGGQRQCIAISRAIYFKAKVLIMDEPTAALGPQETAQVNELIGSLRQEGVGIFLISHDLHDVFDLADRVTVMKNGRVVGSSPTDQITQDEVLEMIIAGKVPMRR
- a CDS encoding MFS transporter, coding for MPAMPRMNWSRNEKLGILNGWGASLGDGFLNVPVVVAGFASRLGAPNWVIGLLPSIAAGGWMLPQLLVAARVRALPYKLPVYRSAAGARTGAYLAMVLVAGLLADRPALCLTLFVLAMLVNSLASGVSGLPFLEVVSKTVASDRRARFFGTRNLYGGLLAFGAGLIVRLILGSSLQFPYDYALIFALATIAYTFGYSVLGRVDEPPDPPQEPQGVRGELKAIPQTLRDPHFRAFLIVRLLLAGGSMSDPFYAANALRSLHFPPATLGIFVMALTGAAPLSNVVWQRVAERKGSRRIIRYATFFYGIAPLYAIVVGALHLGTWAYLGVFILTSVAAQGFNLGHTNHLLNIAPPGERSRYIGTLNTLVGGALFLPVLGGLIADAAGYTPVFVLSALFSAAAWWRCGKLRRDA
- a CDS encoding amino acid ABC transporter ATP-binding protein; the encoded protein is MTSERSVRASDSAPIIVAQDVQKHFGTFHALRGVTMSVRPGEVVVVIGPSGSGKSTFIRTLNALDPHDGGTINVDGIPLNGQGNMDAIRREVGMVFQSFNLFPHLTVLENITLAPTRVRRTSRADAQARGLELLRRVGIEEQAYKYPAQLSGGQQQRVAIARALAMDPKIMLFDEPTSALDPEMIKEVLDVMKELARSGMTMLVVTHEMGFAREVADRLLFFDQGNIVEDTTPEEFYANPKHERAKQFLSKILGH
- a CDS encoding LacI family DNA-binding transcriptional regulator, whose translation is MRIRIKEVAERAGVSASTVSKVLSGHDVYAVRAETAQRVRQVARDLGYVPDVAARNLRTRRTGQLGVVLEAVGASEPDELLGDPSVSSAVRRTFDGAIMAGLSGAARELGVPALVVYPGGGHALHTFLDGRVDGLLVGCDPLRGHGLLASLAQATLPVVALWTQRVPESVGAVDVDHAGGAALATAHLIGLGHTRIVFYGGGIRSGVEHFARRQEGYARAMASAGLPALAALHDGPSLLHAVREGVSAVVAETDLGAAAAYRALRSAGLRVPDDVSLIGFDDIQGAEYIAGGLSTVYHPAAEMAAEGVQALMRRLSGEAPRQQLIPARLVLRRSTAAPRRATDTS
- a CDS encoding TRAP transporter permease yields the protein MSDPTRPISSDATLSPPGHEMTEGEKRALEIVEAAETGGRKLFGWQALLVTLLAVAWCLYQMYATQVGNVDTVTLRATHLGFAFALAYLVFPFRKTPGHPQTRVPWVDWILGIGATLTAAYLIRQYPDIANIQGGVLTTPDVWVGSAMIVLLLLTAWRTIGIAMPVVAIVFITYALTGPKGLIHGDLGPQLQLHAGATWPQVVGQLFANTEGIFGTGLGVSAQIVFLFVLFGAVFDKLGAGDWFMNVAQGLLGGFRGGPAKASVLSSALNGIISGSAISNVVTGGNITIGTMKRVGYSAEKAGAIEVASSSNGQLMPPVMGAAAFIMAQNLNIDYRALIAAAAIPAFLCYGALLVVTHIEALKLGLKGLPRNELPRVRKTLLSGWYYLIPLGYLLGTLTMNPEATPERIALYTVYMMLVMMVMQEIWLARRSGRSAGQGALDGLRKIVEAFEGAARSMVGIAVATGAAGIIVGIVTITGLGFGLADIVESVSAVFTNPFLKMLVVLFMAQLIALILGMGLPTTANYILMSALIVPIIVKVAGFDTGNPAQLLPAHMFVFYFGIMADSTPPVALAAFAAAAISGGNPVATGIQAFQYELRTALLAYMMFFNPQLLLIQDGRLGGVPVGDAIFMVVFAFIGLVAFSAATLRFLHRKTNPVQMLLLLVASFILIIPTNILYNLGALALIAAVYFWQRAGSRTEPPTPLPSAA
- a CDS encoding TAXI family TRAP transporter solute-binding subunit gives rise to the protein MKKTTKQFLAVGALATAALALAQGSTFLTIGSGSTTGVYFPVATGMAKLINDSGSGVRANARSTGGSVFNVNALGTGELDAALVQNDITYYAYKGTGLPAFEGKANAKLRVMAMLYPEVLHLVALKDSNIKSVADLKGKRVVIGDLGSGTEQTAKQVLEAYGVTFEDLGQALRVSPAQGISLMQDKRADALFFTGGLGASVIAQIAQTLPVSLVPVAGNQAASLIKKYPFYVRYNIPGGQYKGVGATVPSVAVQATLVTTTNASDDTVYKAMKAMFDNEAALKAIHPSLAANFTLAKAVKGLPAPLHPGALKYYKEKGLNVK
- a CDS encoding sugar ABC transporter permease, whose amino-acid sequence is MQSVRSTPRLPLLTRLGLDGRLVFMVLAIAVIWLTFHLFTDGIFISARNLWNLSVQTASVGVMVSGMVLVIVMRNIDLSIGSILGFTGMFMAVVNTRLITADTWWGTLLTLLLGLLLGAVVGALQGTWVARLGVPSFIVTLGGLLIFRGGAWLLTSGQTVAPLTESYQVLGGGLNGAIGGPASWGVGLLLMAAIVASDLYTRRQRENRGLPNRSLPLQLLFTGGSLLVVLGFVLVMNGYPDPRSGAPRGMPVPVLIMLVVTAIMMWVVRSTRFGRYVYAYGGNPEAARLAGINTERLTITVFALMGTLAALAGAIQTARLNAGTNSTGTLAELSVIAAAVIGGTSLSGGTGSIPGAFLGALLMASLINGMLLLDLSSAWQNVVQGLVLMVAVTIDVIAQKRRTR